One window of the Tetragenococcus koreensis genome contains the following:
- a CDS encoding competence protein CoiA, translated as MLIANSSSGARIDARTFKQEKNYAGPLFCPSCHEPVFYKHGKVNISHFAHFSQAACASFSEGETYEHLSCKDFIASWLQGGQLEAYLPKLQQRPDILYKNMAIEVQCSMLPIERYVERTQNYLAHGYFPWWLFGKKLSPKNKFTNLQKAGTYYHQKYGFYLWLSKADEKEIWLLYHIRWHYRWGFFYRIKKWQPGDLPLTKLFTVIADKPLPVMWDTKQYRFFIYKKLAQKQLKAIRLQEKLYLMGTTFQDLPDWCYKPSLYQFFFEDELLFLRFCYLKTNSFSQWLQKIKLLAHPWLYPLVSQKEILQAIYVECQELVRN; from the coding sequence ATGTTAATTGCAAATTCTAGTTCCGGAGCGCGAATAGATGCTCGAACCTTTAAACAAGAGAAAAATTATGCCGGTCCCTTATTTTGTCCTAGTTGTCACGAACCTGTGTTTTATAAGCATGGGAAGGTAAATATTTCTCATTTTGCCCATTTTTCTCAAGCCGCGTGTGCTAGTTTCAGCGAGGGAGAAACCTATGAACATTTATCTTGTAAAGATTTTATAGCTAGTTGGTTGCAAGGGGGTCAATTAGAAGCTTACTTACCCAAGTTGCAACAACGCCCAGACATTCTTTATAAAAATATGGCAATTGAAGTACAATGTTCAATGTTACCCATAGAACGTTATGTAGAACGGACTCAAAATTATCTGGCTCACGGCTATTTCCCTTGGTGGTTGTTTGGTAAAAAGCTTAGCCCTAAAAATAAATTTACTAATTTACAAAAGGCGGGAACCTATTACCATCAGAAGTACGGTTTTTACCTTTGGCTGAGTAAGGCCGATGAAAAAGAAATTTGGTTGTTATATCATATTCGTTGGCATTATCGTTGGGGCTTTTTTTATCGTATAAAAAAATGGCAGCCTGGTGACCTACCGCTTACTAAACTTTTTACCGTGATAGCAGATAAACCGCTTCCTGTAATGTGGGATACAAAACAGTACCGTTTTTTTATTTATAAAAAGTTAGCACAAAAGCAGCTTAAAGCGATTCGCTTACAAGAAAAATTATATTTGATGGGGACCACTTTTCAAGATTTACCTGATTGGTGCTATAAACCTAGTTTATATCAGTTTTTCTTTGAAGATGAATTATTATTCTTACGCTTTTGCTATTTGAAAACAAATTCGTTTTCCCAGTGGCTGCAAAAAATCAAGCTTTTAGCCCATCCCTGGCTCTACCCGTTGGTGTCACAAAAAGAAATTTTACAGGCGATTTATGTGGAATGTCAGGAACTTGTCAGAAATTAA
- a CDS encoding ABC transporter ATP-binding protein yields MLGRFFSYYRPYKPLFILDFSCAIIAGILELAFPIAVNQVIDKIMPQNNFRIILLACIGLLLFYVINTGLQYIVVFFGHKLGVLIETDMRIELFEKLQSQSFEYYDEQKTGKLLSRLTTDLFDISEVAHHGPEDVFITVMTLLGSFILMLNMHVKLAIATFILVPFITVALIFFNKKMTNVNTQIYESIAEFNAGVEAAVTGIRVTQSFANEAYENTKFNGLSNLYKRAKLMFYKVMAVSSAYNYLMIRLINLFALVFGAYYTLQGELTNGEFVGFILLSNVFIRPIEKVNNMIEDYPKGIAGFKRLTEELDKNTTVVDQPDAIDVANLQGAISYQEISFSYADHTKVLDHLNLDIPAGETVAFVGESGSGKTTLCNLLPRFYEPSSGKITIDGIDIQKMTLASLREQIGTVQQDVFLFPGTMRENIAYGKLDATEEEIEQAVGLAHLTGVIERMSDGLDTVIGERGVKLSGGQKQRVAIARMFLKNPPILILDEATSALDTETEEVIQESLNSLAAGRTTLIIAHRLATIKHATRIIVMSEAGILEEGTHEELMEKEGHYKKLYDAQFHD; encoded by the coding sequence TTGTTGGGACGTTTTTTTAGTTATTATCGGCCGTATAAACCGTTATTTATATTAGATTTTAGCTGTGCGATTATAGCAGGAATTTTAGAATTAGCCTTTCCGATTGCAGTCAATCAAGTGATTGATAAAATTATGCCGCAAAATAATTTTCGTATTATCTTACTTGCCTGTATTGGTTTGCTATTATTTTATGTCATTAACACTGGGCTTCAATACATTGTGGTATTTTTTGGACATAAGCTCGGGGTGCTGATTGAAACTGATATGCGCATTGAGTTATTTGAAAAATTACAGAGTCAATCATTTGAATACTATGACGAACAAAAAACGGGGAAACTACTTAGTCGTTTAACAACCGATCTATTTGATATCTCTGAAGTTGCTCATCATGGTCCCGAAGATGTTTTTATTACTGTTATGACTTTACTAGGTTCTTTTATATTGATGTTAAATATGCATGTAAAACTTGCGATTGCCACATTTATATTGGTTCCTTTTATTACTGTAGCTTTGATTTTCTTTAACAAAAAGATGACCAATGTTAATACGCAAATTTATGAAAGCATTGCTGAATTTAACGCAGGAGTTGAAGCAGCGGTTACTGGGATCCGAGTGACGCAATCATTTGCCAATGAAGCGTATGAAAATACAAAGTTTAACGGCTTGAGCAACTTGTATAAGAGAGCCAAATTAATGTTTTACAAGGTAATGGCAGTAAGTTCAGCTTATAATTATTTAATGATCCGCTTAATTAATTTATTTGCCTTAGTCTTTGGGGCGTATTACACCTTGCAAGGGGAGCTAACCAACGGTGAATTTGTTGGTTTTATCTTACTTTCAAATGTATTTATTCGTCCGATTGAAAAAGTAAATAATATGATTGAAGATTATCCTAAGGGGATTGCTGGGTTTAAGCGTTTAACCGAAGAACTAGATAAAAATACTACCGTTGTTGATCAACCTGACGCAATTGATGTGGCAAACTTGCAAGGAGCTATTTCTTATCAAGAGATTTCTTTTTCTTATGCTGATCATACTAAAGTATTGGATCATTTAAATCTTGATATACCAGCAGGAGAAACTGTTGCTTTTGTGGGTGAAAGTGGTTCAGGGAAAACGACGTTATGCAATTTATTACCGCGCTTTTATGAACCGAGTAGTGGGAAAATCACCATTGATGGGATCGACATTCAAAAGATGACTTTAGCTTCATTACGTGAACAGATTGGAACAGTGCAGCAAGATGTCTTTTTATTTCCGGGAACTATGCGAGAAAACATCGCATATGGAAAATTAGACGCCACCGAAGAAGAAATTGAACAGGCAGTGGGTCTTGCTCATTTAACAGGGGTTATCGAACGCATGAGTGACGGTTTGGACACGGTGATCGGCGAGCGTGGGGTTAAATTATCAGGCGGGCAAAAACAACGTGTTGCGATTGCTCGTATGTTTTTAAAAAATCCACCTATTCTTATATTGGATGAAGCAACATCAGCGCTTGATACAGAAACTGAAGAAGTGATTCAAGAATCGTTAAATTCACTAGCTGCTGGACGGACGACATTGATTATTGCCCACCGTTTGGCGACGATTAAACATGCAACGCGCATCATTGTTATGAGTGAAGCAGGTATTTTGGAAGAAGGAACTCACGAAGAGTTAATGGAAAAAGAGGGCCATTATAAAAAATTATATGACGCTCAGTTTCACGATTGA
- a CDS encoding adaptor protein MecA → MEMEHINENTIRVLIKNEDLAARGITFLDLLGNRKEIEKFFYSILEEVDVEEEFKGSDAVTFQVLPKGDGLELFISKNVSIDNVDPYEAYGDYYSPEEITEWLKHEDPDAYEGYSQDEIMDWFKNQFPEKSQQEETEPETSKHSFVFEIGTFEDMIQLASEIYLDQAKSRLYLLNQVYYLKVDFAEEAVETLQTENQLAYLTEFAKKVSITPDYLIEHGELIMDHDALAKTRKYFL, encoded by the coding sequence ATGGAAATGGAACACATCAATGAAAATACGATTCGCGTATTAATCAAAAATGAAGATTTAGCTGCCAGAGGAATCACTTTTTTAGACCTACTTGGAAATCGTAAGGAAATCGAAAAATTCTTTTATAGTATTTTAGAAGAAGTTGACGTTGAAGAAGAATTCAAAGGAAGCGACGCTGTGACTTTCCAAGTATTACCTAAGGGCGATGGCCTGGAACTTTTCATTAGCAAAAATGTTTCTATCGATAATGTCGATCCTTATGAAGCGTATGGCGATTATTATTCACCAGAAGAAATAACAGAATGGTTGAAACATGAAGATCCAGACGCTTATGAAGGCTATTCACAAGATGAAATTATGGATTGGTTCAAAAATCAATTTCCTGAAAAAAGCCAACAAGAAGAAACAGAACCAGAAACTTCTAAACATTCCTTTGTCTTTGAAATTGGAACGTTTGAAGATATGATTCAGTTAGCTTCTGAGATTTATCTAGATCAGGCAAAAAGTCGGCTTTACTTGCTGAACCAGGTTTATTACTTGAAAGTAGATTTTGCAGAAGAAGCAGTTGAAACACTTCAAACAGAAAATCAGTTAGCTTATTTAACTGAATTTGCTAAAAAGGTGTCTATAACGCCAGATTATCTGATCGAACATGGTGAGTTAATCATGGATCATGATGCTTTAGCAAAAACGCGAAAATATTTTTTATAG
- a CDS encoding DEAD/DEAH box helicase: protein MKWSIPERIIERGRDYLNNGRVLSVTPDPENQVWHAEVLGTEIYRVDLDASAKEEDYCQCSYWEEHGYCKHTVSVELYLRKQGKSRKITASSVPKSDSFSVSKMFSNGLTHLATKQDRSQTPLQIECQLDSIATNPYRDELDVLGISLKIGQQHGRSYMIKNIYKFLQAYQVEKVYTANKRNSFYLNHNAFTQETNELLQRLADLAQTQELLGRAGVLVEGKLDKKYLLLPVEYAQEFMQKMSQFPFVFQFGEQKVRELSFSDKTRVLLFQVKKGERAFELSIHRDFDKVYQYYGWALYEGQIVELSTEQMDIYLTMEQLLKRVKEPLIPYPQEELSVLFKQVLPLLKKIGEVQVEDEVYQYISDEPLSLRFYLKKRKGMIELRIDNVYNDIVFSSDPAHQQVPEGHPEVLRDYEREQQAKALVEQLGFKQTTTGWHKPIPKGEELYRFFNQELYYMRQLGEIYMGKKLRELYLDGQKYKPHINVSESGSWLDVSFDITGIEQNEVDSILQSLMKNADYHTLENGQVLSLDSEEFQETSKVLSQLRSSIHSANEGVMKVPLNQGLQIQDQLAGQANFSEGFQQMTYDLTHPENFSATVPEGIHAQLRDYQVIGFRWLKMLAYYQFGGILADEMGLGKTLQTISFLLSEKQEKGKIKTVIVAPASLTFNWQQEIKRFAPSLISLVVSGNKSERQDLLEQNVDIWITSYASLRQDIDDYRAASLTYLILDEAQMVKNSATKTAQALRSLTIPHRFALSGTPIENNLDELWSLFQMIMPGFFPSRQQYRNLSQEKIASMIRPFILRRDKQTVLQDLPDKLETNYYSALTDEQKKVYLAYLEQMREEVSSMDTADFKKNRMSILAGLTRLRQICCDPKLFIEDYQGGSGKLEQVKDLIQAAKENNRRILLFSQFTSMLSIIEEELANLDIETFYLRGSTPPKDRIEMVDAFNSGQRDVFLISLKAGGTGLNLTGADTVILYDLWWNPAVEEQAAGRAHRIGQEKNVEVWRMIAEGTIEERMNYLQQEKKELFKNVIQGNEAQLQQMTEDDIRSILSIGE, encoded by the coding sequence ATGAAATGGAGTATACCTGAACGAATTATTGAAAGAGGAAGAGATTATCTAAATAATGGACGCGTACTTTCGGTAACGCCAGATCCTGAAAATCAAGTTTGGCATGCCGAAGTCTTAGGTACTGAAATATACCGTGTTGATTTAGATGCAAGTGCCAAGGAAGAAGACTATTGCCAATGCTCTTATTGGGAAGAACATGGATACTGCAAACACACGGTTTCAGTTGAATTATATTTACGAAAGCAAGGGAAGTCACGCAAAATCACTGCTTCGTCGGTGCCAAAAAGTGATAGTTTTTCTGTTTCTAAGATGTTTTCCAATGGACTGACTCATTTGGCTACTAAACAAGACCGTTCACAAACACCGCTGCAAATTGAATGTCAGTTGGATAGTATCGCGACTAACCCTTATCGTGATGAGTTGGACGTTTTAGGCATCTCTTTAAAAATTGGACAGCAGCACGGTCGTAGTTATATGATCAAAAATATTTATAAATTTCTACAAGCTTATCAAGTAGAAAAAGTTTATACCGCAAATAAACGAAACAGTTTTTATTTAAATCATAATGCTTTTACTCAAGAAACTAATGAATTACTGCAGCGCTTAGCAGACCTTGCACAAACACAAGAACTTTTAGGTCGCGCAGGGGTTTTAGTTGAAGGAAAATTAGATAAGAAATATTTACTTTTACCGGTAGAATACGCACAAGAATTTATGCAAAAGATGTCTCAGTTTCCTTTCGTATTTCAATTTGGGGAGCAAAAGGTACGTGAGCTTTCTTTCTCTGACAAAACACGAGTCCTTTTATTCCAAGTGAAAAAAGGTGAGCGCGCATTTGAATTGTCCATCCATCGTGATTTTGATAAAGTCTATCAATATTATGGTTGGGCGCTATATGAAGGACAGATCGTTGAGCTGTCTACTGAGCAAATGGATATTTATTTAACTATGGAACAACTACTTAAAAGAGTAAAAGAACCCCTAATTCCCTATCCGCAAGAAGAATTGTCGGTGTTATTCAAACAAGTTTTACCTCTTTTGAAAAAAATTGGGGAAGTTCAAGTGGAGGATGAAGTCTATCAGTATATTAGCGATGAACCATTATCTTTACGTTTTTATTTAAAAAAACGTAAGGGGATGATCGAATTAAGAATTGATAATGTGTATAACGATATCGTTTTTTCAAGTGATCCTGCTCATCAACAAGTGCCTGAAGGTCATCCTGAAGTATTACGTGATTATGAGCGAGAACAGCAGGCTAAAGCACTAGTTGAACAACTAGGTTTCAAACAAACAACGACAGGTTGGCATAAACCCATCCCTAAAGGCGAAGAATTATATCGGTTCTTTAACCAAGAGTTGTATTATATGCGACAATTAGGCGAAATTTACATGGGCAAAAAGTTACGTGAGCTATACTTGGACGGACAAAAGTATAAACCTCATATCAATGTCAGTGAATCTGGCTCCTGGTTAGATGTGTCATTTGATATTACTGGTATTGAGCAAAATGAAGTTGATTCTATTTTACAAAGTTTGATGAAAAATGCTGATTATCATACATTAGAAAATGGGCAAGTGCTTTCGCTTGATTCAGAAGAATTTCAGGAAACGAGTAAAGTACTCTCACAATTGCGTAGTTCAATACACTCTGCTAATGAGGGCGTGATGAAAGTCCCTCTAAACCAAGGGTTGCAAATTCAAGATCAATTGGCTGGTCAAGCGAACTTTAGTGAAGGCTTCCAACAAATGACCTATGATTTGACGCATCCAGAAAACTTTTCTGCCACTGTCCCTGAAGGGATTCACGCGCAACTACGTGATTACCAGGTAATTGGTTTTCGCTGGTTGAAAATGTTAGCTTATTACCAATTTGGCGGTATTTTAGCAGATGAAATGGGTCTAGGAAAAACTCTGCAAACGATTAGTTTCTTGCTTTCTGAAAAACAAGAAAAAGGAAAAATCAAAACGGTGATTGTAGCGCCAGCTAGTTTGACTTTTAACTGGCAACAAGAAATTAAACGCTTTGCCCCGTCATTGATTTCATTGGTTGTTTCGGGAAATAAAAGCGAACGACAAGATTTATTAGAACAAAATGTAGACATTTGGATTACTTCCTATGCTAGCTTACGACAAGATATCGATGATTACCGTGCGGCATCTTTAACTTATTTAATTTTGGACGAAGCACAAATGGTCAAAAATAGCGCGACCAAAACTGCTCAAGCTTTACGTTCCTTAACAATTCCCCATCGCTTTGCTTTAAGTGGTACTCCAATTGAAAATAATTTGGACGAACTGTGGTCCTTATTTCAAATGATTATGCCGGGTTTTTTCCCGAGCAGACAACAATACCGTAACTTATCGCAAGAAAAGATTGCTTCGATGATCCGTCCGTTTATTTTGAGAAGAGATAAACAGACTGTTTTACAAGATCTACCAGACAAATTAGAAACAAATTATTATAGTGCCTTGACTGATGAACAAAAGAAAGTATATTTAGCATATCTAGAGCAAATGCGCGAAGAAGTTTCTTCTATGGATACGGCAGACTTTAAGAAAAATCGGATGAGCATTTTAGCTGGTTTAACTCGTTTACGGCAAATTTGTTGTGATCCTAAGCTATTTATTGAAGACTATCAAGGTGGGTCCGGCAAATTAGAACAAGTAAAAGATTTGATCCAAGCAGCCAAAGAAAATAATCGTCGAATTTTATTATTCTCACAATTTACGAGCATGTTATCAATAATTGAAGAAGAGCTAGCTAACTTAGACATAGAAACTTTTTATTTAAGAGGAAGTACGCCTCCTAAAGATCGGATTGAAATGGTTGATGCCTTTAACAGTGGCCAGCGCGATGTATTTTTGATTTCCTTAAAAGCAGGTGGCACTGGATTGAATCTAACCGGCGCAGATACGGTCATTTTATACGACTTATGGTGGAACCCAGCTGTTGAAGAACAAGCAGCCGGACGTGCTCATCGGATTGGTCAAGAAAAAAATGTTGAAGTTTGGCGAATGATCGCTGAGGGTACAATTGAAGAACGAATGAATTATCTGCAACAAGAGAAAAAAGAACTCTTTAAAAATGTCATCCAAGGTAATGAAGCTCAACTACAACAAATGACTGAAGATGATATCCGCTCTATTTTAAGTATTGGAGAATAA
- the spxA gene encoding transcriptional regulator SpxA, with protein MLTLYTSPSCTSCRKARAWLQEHEIPFVERNIFSEPLTSDELTNILQMTEDGTEEIISTRSKVFQKLNMDLDDLPLNELLKLVQENPGLLRRPIMIDDKRLQVGFNEDEIRRFLPRDVRQMELRNAQMMAGL; from the coding sequence TTGTTAACACTATATACTTCCCCTAGTTGTACATCTTGTAGAAAAGCTCGTGCTTGGCTACAAGAGCACGAAATTCCTTTTGTAGAACGTAATATTTTTTCTGAACCATTAACTAGCGATGAACTAACAAATATTTTGCAAATGACAGAAGATGGTACGGAAGAAATTATTTCTACACGATCGAAAGTATTTCAAAAGTTAAATATGGATCTGGATGACCTTCCGCTCAATGAACTATTAAAACTAGTTCAAGAAAACCCAGGCTTATTGCGACGTCCCATTATGATCGACGATAAAAGATTACAAGTTGGTTTTAATGAAGACGAAATCCGCCGCTTCTTACCGCGTGATGTTCGTCAAATGGAACTACGCAATGCACAAATGATGGCAGGTTTATAA